CCGTCTATTCAGCagtgcaatataaataatatattatatgtgataggtataataatataatatcctattattattacgtcggGACGAAAAGGCCGAGAAACGATCTCTGGCCGTGCGTCGAGTCATTGCGCAATAATTGGATCCATTGATGTAGGATCACGACTACATTATATTGGCTGTACCACAGCAGGTACCTAGTACGGGGGCGATGTTACgcaataatagaatatacaaTACGATGGCACCACAGCCAGGAATTAAGGGTGATTTCAAAAATGCCCGTATAATACTCACAATTGAATGCCGATTTCTACGGATGATGACCCTTAGATACGGATAACGTGTCcaggtatacattatacaacatCCGGACGgatattgatgaaaaaaataatgtctatTTTCAATCTTATGCATTATAGTTCAAAGAATTATTTCATACGAAGAACGTGTATGCTTATACACGTATAGATACGTATAAAATCGCTTTGTTGTCTGGGAAAAAAAATGCCAAGTCgcattatgttgtatataatatatgtatttgttcAGTAGAGACTGTATAAATAAGAGTTTAAGagataaaattagaaattcaaCTCCGTTATTGTATGCAATGAGAACGcgcaatacaaataatattgaccTGTGgaatattcaatgtaaaaagtccaacaataaaaaaagacgCCAACGAGTTGATTCCCGACTATCGAATTGGTTCTTTGGTAACAGTTATCACCATTTTCGGccaaaatgtacaatttcCTTTTCAGCCACTGTTTCCAAAAGGCCAGCaccattttcattaaaatttacaattataataactttactgAACTTAGTATGATTGGGTATAGTTAAATTGCACTTCAGTTGATAAAAGGTAATGGTCGAAATGCACTTGggctcaaaaaaatatttcaacaaaaatatcatgcATTCGAAGGAGGGTTAAACGTATAGAAAACACTCATTTTCTTTCTCACTTTTTTGtagatttgtaaatttttttagtatttcacgtttttaatacatatttgccaaaaataataacataaatatttaaatattttgacttttttattgtataaaaatccgagtcctacttataaaaattaccagcattgtaaaaccaatacatttattgatcCACaatgaatctaaaattaatgcgGTATACcattacaataaacatttttcacgaactgttaacttaaaaattaaaatttggcagtaattcattttttagattctgaacggagtgatgaatgtattgattttacaatgatgtatgtttttttttttgtgtctgtgtacagcataactagtcgaaataatgcttcaatttcaaacttcgggggtggtttccgatggaaaagtgaatatccttggtttaaaaaaaggaaaaattttaagtgcgtttgaattttaaatttttacgaaattgcgtaacgataacgatttatcctcaaacgattttaaatatttgttattattcaaaaagtataagtcgtagatatttgaaaattttaccagttatttagattggcattttctttacatgatttaattttcaaaatattttgagtttttttgagctatttatagacaactgaaattttaaatttttctcaaaaattttttttgaagtgtcgataaaatttttttggcggagtcaaaatatttgaaaaattaatacaaagttcctcataggttattcttatagcaataaaaaaattttaagaatacataggcacaatttttttttattagcatttgaagttcaaatgttgacaaaaactcgtcaaaatcatgaatatttgcaaattattttgtagttcaaaattcataaaattgtttatatttatatctaacgttaaatattctagactgacaaatcatctctggtcagaatcgtttttcgtatacaatgatacctatcattgcattcaaatttaacctaccctagtccgaggtccaccccaccccctaatgtacagcagagcggtacccacttgccgacttttttttaattcttaaactAATTAACTTTTCCTTTTCAACTGTTTTTCTTCACTTTAATTAGAGTGTGtctgtttattttgtatacgcCTATGGAATTCTTTTTgagatagttaaaatatatttggacGAGTGGAATATAATTTTGACTTAAGTTACCCGTGAAacgatttacaataatttgtacttCGTTCCAAAGTGAATGAAaattttctcaaatttttGGTGAAATATCATAGtcataaaatcttaataatattatctattgaatCTCTGTACGTATGATAACTAATTGGAACAGTCGTCGATggcaagttatttttatattgaatcccaaaaaaattattagaaaacaataaatacgatacatttattactatctttaaaattataatttataagttaaaaacaattattaaaaaaaaaaaattccaaataaatTAACGAATTTTATTGTTAGACGACTATTGTAAtcactgaaatatttaattaagttattattgcaaatcaaattaaaaataatgtttttaaggaGACGAAATAGGCAACtagttatacataaaaacatattatgaaatttaaatttttacaaggGCTATAAATTAGtctaactattaataatataaaatagattattcttcatttcaaaattggatacttattttactattaactgTATGGAAATTTGTCATCACATATTGGTAACCAagcaatttgtttattattaataataataaaatggttataGGTACTGAATGGTTATTCTCTTGTCACGGGGTGAacgttgaattttttttctgctcATTATTTCTTTGATTACGCCACTGTTTCCTTTTGCCAACCaactagaaaattattattttacattatttaaataatttaaattttgtaaatcgaGCGGAAAAATACACAAGCActcgatattattttagattagcTGATAAACCGATAatcatttcaattatttgagGTTATGTAACATAAAATGTGTACTGTGTGTGATTGTGCGACGTGAGTTTTCGAATGTTATTTTGATAGTTACTATAGTTAGTGTTGTTCACTGATTactgtataattattctaaaattttgaaatttgagaATTAAAGTTCACTTAAGTATGattgattcattttaaaactgtaaattatatttggttTAATTATACTGCTTTGAGTAaatatagtctatattatattcagaatTAGTATCTTAAAATGGCAGAATTTGTACAACGACGCAAAGAGGAATTGATTGTTGAAGTTCCAGTACTTAATAGTCACTTTAAAAAATCTGTTGTgaagtaaataaaactattttataaagctttaataccaattaaatatttaccactATTTACCtaatcaatattatctatttttataaatgtgaatTGTATATATGCTTATGTTATCTTGTTTTGCCTgtagaaatatattgaatcaacgagaaaaatttgaatacagaTTAATGCGCCGAAACAAACAAAAGTCAGATTTTACTctttacatttcatttttgaaaaacattatcaaGAAAGTTCAGAAAGTAATAActcagtttaataatttaaacattttactgtcaattttatattttaatacaattttttacattagatGGGTTCAACAAGTACTGAAACACTTAAACTTATTAATCAACATAATAACCGAATTATTGATCTTTATCGTGCAtctctaaaatatttcaaagatGATGTATCCCTCTGGAaagaatacataaaatttctGATGAAATGTGTGagtaaagacattttttttactaattattattatttacactgtttataaacaaatataaatatctaattagcTGTTTCACGATTAAATGggatacaataaataacaattttcattCATATCTACTttgctaataatttaatgaatctaCAATAGATTACTTTTTGCttccttaattattaatattcaattgaaataatttaagacattttattttatattttttagagacGATTAACATTGTTGCGAACAGTTTTGAACAGTGCCTTGTTATTACATGGTCACATTTCAGATTCACTGTATGTTTTTGCTATAAGACAAGAAtttgaagatttaaaaaatatccaaaaagCAAGAGAAATGTATACTGATGGATTACATGCACATAAgaattcatcaaaattatactttgaaGCCTTTAAATGTGAACTTGCTTATTCAGAAACACTTATTCAAAAGGTGTTGAAATCAGGTAATGCCTAGTTAAatgtaccataatattttatttaataacttcaataaaatatatattgtataatgtatattgataacaattgtattaacaatttttttttacaggaaAAGAGTTAAACCTAGAGGATCCTGCATTAAATGGATCTGTAGCCAAAGTAGTTTTTGAATCAGctgttgaaaatgtaaaaaatgatactgatctttactttaaaatgtatgaagaaGCTACtcagtataatttttcattagatttatcaaaagaaatcaaaaagtaatattttcatctattattaaaattatttaattaatctaaGCATTAacttaattctaatttttaagctTACTATTTGCTGtctttattgttgtataaatgctctttttattttgcattttgaaGTTAAACTCCTTAAACTAACTTTACTTTGTCCTGAAAGAGAACACACTAACTGTGTGTATACCCACACAATACCCTGTTATCATGAATGATAGAGCTATGACAGAATGTCGTGTGTGGATACACAGAAAAACTGGTTATCGTCAGGCTACGACATGTTTTCTCACTGGACAAAGTATAGATGTAATTATCatgataaataacaaaaatagttaCCTAAGAATTAAGAAGTACATTAATGTTGTGCTTAAgcttttttaagtgttttaaatattagtatttatttattatgagttTTAATTAGGACTCGTGCATTCATGCATTTGCGTATCATTCTTGATAAGTCGTATTTAATGCTAGATCACATAGAAATCCATTTTGAGGTACCATTCTTAAGTATGtgaagttttattttgtatatatttacaaacttatacttttttttattttattgggcatatttaaagtattttaaatttttggccaaaatttgataaaaaaaaaaaaaaaaaatacaatcatttatGTGTTTGcactgtataaaatttatgggAATTATCACaaagcaaaattattaaaaattatgcagtagttattattttaagttagtaTTCTAAAGTAATCATTCTGTTAATCAGTGTATCGGTCCCTCATAAGCAATTAGTAGAAAACATGTTGTATGAAATAgccttattttattcatacttttataatgatttattctcGAGTCTCGACTATTTCAGCCGTTATAGTGACATAGTGCACACTGCACATGTGCTGTTCAGTTCatcaatatagataataaaatattcaaatattatttatttcttctttttttaatgcttaagtgcataattattgtttaagcaTTTTCTAGGATATGTACTTGCGAGCTctggttataattatttagaaagttataatatctaagaaacattttaacaaaaagttataaatagttaatgagacaatttaaaaatatgaattaaagaTACATgggtaatttatcattaaagaGTACAAAACACCATAATATAGTTCTTACGGTGTGGTAAAGATCTTCTCGAGGACATTCCCAAATTTGTTGcccattttgtattaaaattttgttaaatgttaaatatccaatataaaaattattagacagTGTGAGAACAGCTtagaatcaaaattatattgttattatatatatggctttaaacaattgtaattaatttttatcattttctgaAGAACAGCAATCTAACTATTAATGTGCTTAAATGAATTATGCACCCTAATGTGTGGTCCCTGACTTATAAATACAACATGTAAATTCAGATTCAATTTAGTGACGTTAGCTTAAATGATAGAGTGAATAATTATCTAACCCGATCTAAAAGTAAGAATATAATCCGTGTCTATTTGcagttttttatgatattttaatttttaagcaagttTATGAGTAtttgtatactaatatactaatatattttgcatcTTTCAAActcagttaaaaatgtaaacattgttAAAACCAATGTGTAAGCGCAAATAATGttcttttctttaaatttgataaaagataattcactcaaatattaaagttaactacacaattgattttaattaaagccAATTTGGTATGttgtatatttgaaaaactgAGACAATACATGCGTGTAATGCTTATATGATGTCCTTCTCagacaaaaataacatttttgtattattttattttcttacagTTTTATGTTGACTTCATTTAGCACGGATCCTAATTATTGGGATACTTTAGCTACTAATGAACTATCGAAGAATactaaaaatactgaaaaatttaaaattacgtatgaaattatttatagattattaaagtGTAAACATTTGTTTATGTTGTTActcatgtttaattttttttagaaaatgccTTGATAGGTATAATGCTGCATTATCAGTTGTTGATACAGATGAGATGTGGGATAAGTATTTGAccactatattaaaaataacagccgatacaaaaaatacagaaGTTTATAAGAGAAATTTACTTAGACAATCGATGTATAATGctcataagaaaaataaattgaaaccaAAACATTATATTGCATGGGTaagacatttaaattatacttgtatgatactttgcatttattttactatttttcccCCTTTTTTGTTTAGATAAACAAGTCGAAAAGTTCTATGACCAAGGAAATTTTAGATTTGGCCATCGAAACATATCCAGATGACACAAGCATCTTagaacttaatataaaaaataatttgaccgATACAGATGAACTAATTGCTTACGAgttatttaagaataactCTAATAAAATTTCTCCTAATTTATGGCTTACAATTgttgaacatttttcaaataaaatacagatcAATGATATCTTCGATATGATATTTGGAGATAAATCTGTTTGTTCTAATGAAGTTAAACAAAAACTTGGAAATGAATATCTCTTGTGGTTAAGCAAAAACAAATCGTTGGATGATGCTCGTAGTgcatataacaaattgatcataagCAATAGTTGTGATGCAAGTCTGTGCAAGACTATAGTAACTCTGGAAACTGAGCAACAGAAAGTAGACATCAACAAAACCAGGCAGCATTTTACATTAGCGTGCATGCAGTttggtaaaacaaatattggttAGTTaacactatttaattatttttgttttattattgttactgtttttgattattattttttatttatagatttgtgGATGGAACGAATTTACTTTGAGATGAAATATGGATCACCGAAACTTGTTTCCAGCACATATCATCAAGCATTAACGACTTTGAATAATGAGGAATCTGATCAATTTGTTGAACAATATTCATCAAATGCttctacatttaaaacaatttgtaaaatatgatggttaaataatgcttaaattttaataaaagattttataaagtataagatTATGGTTTGAAGGCAATTcattcataacaataatgtttataatcgtTGATATAGAATTCTCTTATGAGTTCCATCTTTAATTTGTATTCCTTTGgatgtttttttcattatttgtttgcgccatctgaaaatttttaaccaatatattttattacttttatgtttttatttatactttattacctgttaaatatataagcacAGCACCAAGTGCCAACACATAAAGCTGAAATAAGTATTgtacaaattgaaattatcATTGTTGGTGAACTattttggaataatatttttatgataggaTCTTGCATTATTTGGGTCCATCTGGTTGATAGTCCAatcactttaaattttaaatcattttttaatcaatcaaatcaattatttattgataaacagTTATTAGATAGATTTTACAAACCCTTAATTTCCATTGCATTAGTGACCCAGCTACTATTAATTTCAGTGCTCTTGACAACACATTTCCAAATAccttgaaaatgtatattttctatgGTTATTGTATCTACATCGATCTACAATATTAACAAgaatgaatttattgatttatgttatattattaaacattagtaATACCGATGCAAGAGAATTAActccataattttttatcacataaCTATCGTTTACGAGCCATTCTTGCGACAatctgttaaataaataactcaatgTAGCAGCATTGCATTGCACTCTTACTACATCTCCGATGTATACGGAAATAGGTTTGTCGTTAATAGCCACGGCGAACAACTTCAACACAATCCTTTCAAAATTTGGTGGCTCTGCTACAAATGCATATACTCCTGAATTATAAACTGTGCACGAGCTTATGACTGTAAtagccattaaaaaaaaaaatcattaccaATGTATAGAACAAATTTCTAACACCTTAAATCTTAATACATTGTTGTTACTATATTTTgtgacatattaattttaatttgtattatatatggtatactttttatagattaagtacctacttaggtACCCCAGGTACCTGATTGAAATAAAACCACAAATAAAGTCAATTTTTTGttgcaaaaaaaaaccgaTCAACAATTACTGGTTGGtgaatagtaattaaatattttgaccactaattaattgaattattctaT
The DNA window shown above is from Aphis gossypii isolate Hap1 chromosome 2, ASM2018417v2, whole genome shotgun sequence and carries:
- the LOC114120780 gene encoding U3 small nucleolar RNA-associated protein 6 homolog, giving the protein MAEFVQRRKEELIVEVPVLNSHFKKSVVKNILNQREKFEYRLMRRNKQKSDFTLYISFLKNIIKKVQKMGSTSTETLKLINQHNNRIIDLYRASLKYFKDDVSLWKEYIKFLMKCRRLTLLRTVLNSALLLHGHISDSLYVFAIRQEFEDLKNIQKAREMYTDGLHAHKNSSKLYFEAFKCELAYSETLIQKVLKSGKELNLEDPALNGSVAKVVFESAVENVKNDTDLYFKMYEEATQYNFSLDLSKEIKNFMLTSFSTDPNYWDTLATNELSKNTKNTEKFKITKCLDRYNAALSVVDTDEMWDKYLTTILKITADTKNTEVYKRNLLRQSMYNAHKKNKLKPKHYIAWINKSKSSMTKEILDLAIETYPDDTSILELNIKNNLTDTDELIAYELFKNNSNKISPNLWLTIVEHFSNKIQINDIFDMIFGDKSVCSNEVKQKLGNEYLLWLSKNKSLDDARSAYNKLIISNSCDASLCKTIVTLETEQQKVDINKTRQHFTLACMQFGKTNIDLWMERIYFEMKYGSPKLVSSTYHQALTTLNNEESDQFVEQYSSNASTFKTICKI